The proteins below come from a single Haladaptatus paucihalophilus DX253 genomic window:
- a CDS encoding ABC transporter ATP-binding protein yields MLSIDNLRAGYGETEVLSGVSLDVPEGEVVALIGRNGVGKTTTLRSITGALTPRSGTIRFDGEDITGCSPVESVKHGIALVPEERRVFPGLTVRENLSVGALGGNDSARRKSVEEVLSASAFENLQERKNSRGTDLSGGEQQMLSIARALVCGADLLMLDEPTEGLAPLIVERVEALIRDLNEEGITVFLVEQNVAVALSLADRVYLLDQGRIVFEGTPQELEANEELMDRHLGISV; encoded by the coding sequence ATGCTCTCCATCGACAACCTGCGCGCGGGGTACGGCGAAACGGAAGTGCTCTCGGGCGTCTCGCTCGACGTTCCGGAGGGCGAAGTCGTCGCCCTCATCGGTCGAAACGGCGTCGGAAAGACGACCACGCTTCGCTCGATTACGGGCGCGCTGACGCCGAGGTCGGGCACGATTCGGTTCGACGGCGAGGACATCACCGGCTGTTCCCCCGTCGAATCCGTCAAGCACGGTATCGCGCTCGTCCCCGAAGAGCGACGGGTGTTTCCCGGTCTCACGGTCCGTGAAAATCTCTCCGTCGGGGCGCTCGGCGGGAACGACAGCGCGCGGCGAAAATCCGTCGAGGAGGTCCTCTCCGCGAGCGCGTTCGAAAACCTACAAGAACGCAAAAACAGCCGCGGCACCGACCTCTCCGGCGGCGAACAGCAGATGCTCTCCATCGCCCGGGCGCTGGTCTGTGGCGCGGATTTGCTCATGCTGGACGAACCGACCGAGGGCCTCGCCCCCCTCATCGTCGAACGCGTGGAGGCGCTCATCCGCGACCTGAACGAGGAGGGAATTACGGTCTTCCTCGTGGAGCAGAACGTCGCCGTCGCGCTCTCGCTGGCCGACAGGGTGTATCTCCTCGACCAAGGGCGAATCGTCTTCGAGGGGACCCCGCAGGAGTTGGAGGCGAACGAGGAACTGATGGACAGACACCTCGGAATCAGCGTCTAA
- a CDS encoding ABC transporter substrate-binding protein, whose product MADSNTGQANGFKTTRRAVLGAVGAGGIAGVAGCLSDIGGGGGGSDTVKYGVLNPMTGPYAGLAKEQRKGAKLAVKTINDSDEYDFTIDAQYGDTQADAETGQQEARKLVEQHGASFVMGAISSSVALGLNEFATEESVVYSPGAAAIPITGANCNKYVFRCETNTAQIAEACSEWTLNNLGSNVWFHIADYAYGKSVLSEWRSRMKGSSADFSEAGVTRAKLGAKNFDSFISQIKNSDADVVVVGSTGGDLIEFLNQANAQGLTDQKKVMTTTGSFQVIRGALGEKADGVYSGTRYVPKIDAGDNQEFVEAYKSANDSEPGNFARVAYDSIRMVANGIKEAGSTDPDDVADTLGGLKMQSLFGENEFRSCDHQAKNPVWVGQNVYESGPMADVKLIEKVSGDDAIPPCDQTGCQL is encoded by the coding sequence ATGGCTGACAGTAATACGGGACAGGCGAACGGTTTCAAGACGACTCGGCGCGCCGTTCTGGGTGCGGTTGGGGCGGGAGGTATCGCCGGGGTTGCTGGCTGTCTCAGCGACATCGGCGGCGGAGGCGGCGGGAGCGATACGGTAAAGTACGGGGTTCTCAACCCGATGACCGGACCGTACGCGGGACTTGCGAAGGAACAGAGGAAGGGGGCGAAACTCGCGGTGAAGACGATAAACGACAGCGACGAGTACGATTTCACCATCGACGCGCAGTACGGTGACACGCAGGCGGACGCGGAAACCGGGCAGCAAGAGGCGCGGAAATTGGTCGAACAGCACGGCGCGTCGTTCGTCATGGGGGCGATTTCCAGTTCCGTTGCGTTGGGCTTGAACGAGTTCGCAACGGAGGAGAGCGTGGTCTACTCCCCCGGAGCGGCGGCCATCCCCATCACGGGTGCGAACTGTAACAAGTACGTGTTCCGCTGTGAGACGAACACGGCCCAAATCGCCGAGGCGTGTTCCGAATGGACGCTCAACAACCTCGGGAGCAACGTCTGGTTCCACATCGCGGATTACGCGTACGGGAAATCCGTCCTCAGCGAGTGGCGCTCGCGGATGAAGGGGTCGAGCGCCGACTTCTCGGAAGCGGGCGTCACGCGGGCCAAACTCGGCGCGAAGAACTTCGATTCGTTCATCAGTCAGATCAAGAACTCCGACGCCGATGTCGTCGTCGTCGGTTCGACGGGCGGCGACCTCATCGAGTTCCTCAATCAGGCGAACGCGCAGGGACTCACCGACCAGAAGAAGGTGATGACGACCACGGGGTCGTTCCAAGTAATTCGCGGGGCGCTCGGCGAGAAAGCCGACGGAGTTTACAGCGGGACGCGATACGTCCCCAAAATCGACGCGGGCGACAATCAGGAGTTCGTCGAAGCGTACAAGAGCGCCAACGATAGCGAACCCGGCAACTTCGCGCGGGTCGCGTACGACTCCATCCGCATGGTCGCAAACGGAATCAAGGAGGCCGGAAGCACCGACCCCGACGACGTTGCCGACACGCTCGGCGGACTGAAGATGCAGTCCCTCTTCGGGGAGAACGAGTTCCGGAGCTGTGACCATCAGGCGAAAAACCCGGTCTGGGTCGGACAGAACGTCTACGAGAGCGGTCCGATGGCCGACGTGAAACTCATCGAGAAGGTGAGCGGCGACGACGCGATACCGCCGTGTGACCAAACCGGCTGCCAGCTCTGA
- a CDS encoding DUF192 domain-containing protein: MRVSAVLSVVCLVVLAGCVGGGFGTDDGNQSTTGTTKVEETATAAFVTNGDRTTVELEVANSYDERERGLMYRESLPKNHGMIFVFENPSVQSFWMKNTLIPLDMIFVAPDGTVLNVAHADTQPNASDSELRTYRSDGDAKYVVEMRQGFAERVGIEPGTKLVFDGERPTTEEN, encoded by the coding sequence ATGCGCGTGAGTGCGGTCCTATCGGTCGTGTGCCTCGTCGTGCTCGCCGGATGCGTCGGAGGCGGGTTCGGAACCGACGACGGGAACCAATCGACCACCGGAACCACCAAGGTAGAGGAAACCGCCACCGCGGCGTTCGTCACGAACGGCGACCGAACGACGGTCGAACTCGAAGTCGCAAACTCCTACGACGAGCGCGAGCGCGGACTGATGTACCGGGAGTCGCTCCCGAAGAATCACGGGATGATATTCGTCTTCGAGAACCCATCGGTGCAGTCGTTCTGGATGAAAAATACCCTCATCCCGCTCGATATGATATTCGTCGCGCCAGATGGGACGGTCCTCAACGTCGCTCACGCGGACACGCAGCCGAACGCGAGCGACAGCGAACTACGAACCTATCGAAGCGACGGGGACGCGAAGTACGTCGTCGAGATGCGACAAGGGTTCGCGGAGCGAGTCGGCATCGAACCGGGAACGAAACTCGTGTTCGACGGGGAGCGGCCGACGACCGAGGAAAACTGA
- a CDS encoding DMT family transporter, translating to MASRRDIALYLSLAAVWGTAFPATKAALDGFPPVALAAVRFSLAAFVLFAVAAATGRSLRPRGRGDWTPVLVGGVFNIGLHHALLFAGQVYVTSAVASTLLGLVPVLTPVVTSAFRPEESISARGAVGVLLGFVGVVLIANPSAGGFLSDVGVWFVLGAAVAWVVGAVFTDEDDAGLAGLSLQAWMLAVGALALDAAAFVVPGQGFAAAAPTTSSFVWVLYLAVVPGALGFLVYFRLLHRLGPIEMGLIEYVIPPFAAVFGWVVLGEGLTPTTGGGFLAILCGFLLVKWPRVVGGIRGYIDGRAAGSAESSKAD from the coding sequence ATGGCTAGCCGTCGTGACATCGCTCTCTATCTCTCGCTCGCCGCCGTGTGGGGGACCGCGTTCCCCGCGACGAAGGCGGCGCTCGACGGGTTTCCGCCGGTCGCTCTCGCCGCCGTCCGCTTCAGTTTGGCCGCGTTCGTCCTCTTCGCCGTCGCCGCCGCGACCGGGCGCTCGCTCCGACCGCGTGGGCGGGGTGACTGGACGCCCGTCCTCGTCGGCGGCGTGTTCAACATCGGCCTGCATCACGCGCTCCTCTTCGCCGGGCAGGTGTACGTCACGAGCGCAGTCGCATCGACCCTCCTCGGCCTCGTCCCGGTTCTCACGCCCGTCGTCACCTCGGCGTTCCGCCCGGAGGAATCCATCTCCGCGCGGGGTGCCGTCGGCGTCCTCCTCGGATTCGTCGGCGTCGTCCTCATCGCAAACCCGAGCGCGGGGGGGTTCCTCAGCGACGTGGGCGTCTGGTTCGTCCTCGGGGCCGCCGTCGCGTGGGTCGTCGGGGCCGTGTTCACCGACGAGGACGACGCCGGACTCGCCGGGCTTTCCCTCCAAGCGTGGATGCTCGCGGTCGGCGCGCTCGCGCTCGACGCCGCGGCGTTCGTCGTTCCGGGGCAAGGGTTCGCCGCCGCCGCACCGACGACGAGTTCGTTCGTCTGGGTGCTCTACCTCGCCGTCGTTCCCGGCGCGCTGGGGTTCCTCGTCTACTTCCGTCTCCTCCACCGCCTCGGCCCGATAGAGATGGGACTCATCGAGTACGTCATCCCGCCCTTCGCCGCCGTCTTCGGCTGGGTCGTCTTGGGCGAGGGACTCACCCCGACGACGGGGGGCGGTTTCCTCGCCATCCTCTGTGGCTTCCTCCTCGTGAAGTGGCCGCGAGTCGTCGGCGGGATTCGGGGCTATATCGACGGACGCGCCGCTGGAAGTGCCGAATCTTCGAAGGCAGACTGA
- a CDS encoding EthD domain-containing protein, with the protein MYKHVALLVRKDDMSHEEFVEYWQNNHTEIARDIEGVVKYSTVLPVTPDAAEFDGLAELYFEDLDALHDALGSEGSRDYDPDKGKAKEAREDVDNFLALEKRPRFIGEVVTQKDEVDGKTDGLYKHSAFLVRKDGMSHEEFVDHWQNNHTPIAREIEGVVKYDTVLPTDPENAEFDGIAELYFEDLDALHDALGSEGSRDYDPDKGKAKEAREDVNNFLALEKRPRFIGEETVQKDETRD; encoded by the coding sequence ATGTACAAGCACGTTGCCTTGTTGGTGCGCAAGGACGACATGAGCCACGAGGAGTTCGTGGAGTACTGGCAGAACAACCACACGGAGATCGCCCGTGACATCGAAGGCGTCGTCAAATACAGCACCGTCCTCCCGGTGACCCCCGACGCCGCGGAGTTCGACGGTCTCGCCGAACTGTATTTCGAGGATTTGGACGCGCTCCACGACGCCCTCGGCAGCGAGGGCAGTCGCGACTACGACCCCGACAAAGGCAAGGCCAAGGAAGCCCGCGAGGACGTGGACAACTTCCTCGCACTCGAAAAGCGACCGCGATTCATCGGCGAAGTCGTCACCCAGAAGGACGAGGTTGACGGCAAAACCGACGGCCTGTACAAACACTCCGCCTTCCTCGTTCGCAAGGACGGCATGAGCCACGAGGAGTTCGTGGACCACTGGCAGAACAACCACACGCCCATCGCCCGCGAAATCGAGGGCGTCGTCAAATACGACACCGTGCTCCCGACCGACCCCGAGAACGCCGAGTTCGACGGCATCGCCGAACTCTACTTCGAGGACCTCGATGCGCTCCACGACGCCCTCGGCAGCGAGGGCAGCCGCGACTACGACCCCGACAAAGGCAAGGCCAAGGAAGCCCGCGAGGACGTGAACAACTTCCTCGCGCTCGAAAAGCGACCGCGCTTCATCGGCGAGGAAACGGTACAGAAAGACGAGACGCGAGACTGA
- a CDS encoding aldehyde dehydrogenase family protein: MSTKSASERKTEIQQRHETAAAEVVPSELKLYIGGEWVESASGETFQTRDPTTGEVLADVQAGNADDIDRAVEAAWEAYDETWSDYSTADRQEVLETIADRVEAKKQEFATLESLDNGKPITEARIDMGLVADHFRYFAGAARTNEGTTVPTDDSRHVQTIREPYGVVGQIIPWNFPLLMAAWKLGPALSAGNAVVLKPAEETPLTVLKLMEEIDDVLPDGVVNVVTGYGREAGEPLTQHSDVRKLAFTGSTEVGKSVMKNAADNVADLTLELGGKSPLVVFPDADLDRAVQTTIISIFFNTGECCCAGSRLFLHTDIKDQFVEKLAAAAEDLTVGDPLLDSTDLGPKVTQEQVDRTMEYIETARDSGATFVTGGEAPDDEALENGCFVAPTLIDDIDHDNKAVQEEIFGPVQEVFEWTDYDEMIERANDVEYGLAAGVITNDVTKAYETAKDIEAGNIWVNQYNDFPAGQPFGGYKQSGIGRETAFEAVEHYTQTKTINLSLN; the protein is encoded by the coding sequence ATGTCGACAAAATCAGCCAGTGAACGCAAAACCGAGATTCAACAACGCCACGAAACCGCCGCCGCCGAAGTCGTCCCGAGCGAACTGAAGCTGTACATCGGCGGGGAGTGGGTCGAAAGCGCCTCCGGCGAGACGTTTCAGACGAGAGACCCGACGACGGGCGAGGTACTGGCCGACGTACAAGCCGGAAATGCGGACGATATCGACCGCGCAGTCGAGGCCGCGTGGGAGGCGTACGACGAAACGTGGTCGGACTACTCCACCGCAGATCGACAGGAAGTCCTCGAAACCATCGCCGACAGAGTGGAGGCGAAAAAACAGGAGTTCGCCACGCTCGAATCGCTCGACAACGGCAAGCCGATTACCGAGGCGCGAATCGACATGGGACTCGTTGCCGACCACTTCCGGTACTTCGCCGGAGCGGCGCGGACGAACGAGGGGACGACCGTTCCGACGGACGACAGCCGACACGTACAGACCATCCGCGAACCCTACGGCGTCGTCGGACAGATTATCCCGTGGAACTTCCCGCTGCTGATGGCGGCGTGGAAACTGGGTCCGGCCCTCTCCGCCGGAAACGCCGTCGTCCTGAAACCGGCAGAGGAGACGCCGTTGACCGTTCTCAAACTGATGGAGGAGATAGACGACGTGCTTCCGGACGGCGTCGTCAACGTCGTCACCGGATACGGTCGGGAGGCCGGTGAACCGCTCACCCAGCACTCCGACGTGCGGAAACTCGCGTTCACCGGTTCGACGGAAGTCGGCAAATCCGTGATGAAGAACGCGGCGGACAACGTCGCCGACCTGACGCTCGAACTCGGCGGTAAGAGTCCGCTCGTCGTCTTCCCCGATGCCGATTTGGACAGGGCGGTTCAGACCACGATCATCTCCATCTTCTTCAACACGGGCGAGTGTTGCTGTGCGGGGTCGCGTTTGTTCCTCCACACCGACATCAAAGACCAGTTCGTGGAGAAGTTGGCCGCGGCCGCGGAAGACCTCACGGTCGGCGACCCGCTCCTCGACAGCACCGACCTCGGTCCGAAGGTGACACAGGAGCAGGTGGACCGAACCATGGAGTACATCGAGACCGCCCGCGACTCCGGTGCCACGTTCGTTACCGGCGGCGAGGCACCGGACGACGAGGCGTTGGAGAACGGTTGTTTCGTCGCCCCGACGCTCATCGACGACATCGACCACGACAATAAAGCAGTGCAGGAGGAAATCTTCGGTCCCGTTCAGGAAGTGTTCGAGTGGACGGACTACGACGAGATGATAGAGCGGGCGAACGACGTGGAGTACGGTCTCGCGGCGGGCGTCATCACGAACGACGTAACGAAGGCCTACGAAACCGCGAAGGACATCGAGGCGGGCAACATCTGGGTCAACCAGTACAACGACTTCCCCGCCGGACAGCCGTTCGGCGGCTACAAACAGTCCGGAATCGGACGCGAGACGGCGTTCGAAGCGGTCGAACACTACACCCAGACGAAGACCATCAACCTCTCGCTGAACTGA
- a CDS encoding ABC transporter ATP-binding protein: MALLETTDLTRQFGNLVATDDVNLAVEAGEFRSVIGPNGAGKTTLFNLISGALFPTSGTITFAGEDVSRLPPHERVRQGIGRSFQITTVFSGLSVRENVRLAAQSGQRFSPRQRLFHPTDDFPAVEKRVEEVLSQIGLTERADERASALAYGDRRRLEIGLVLATDPRVVLLDEPTAGMSVEETLATMELIDDVLADRTVLLIEHDIDLVMNVSDRITVLNRGRELATGTPAQVAANDEVQAAYLGGVRT, from the coding sequence ATGGCGCTCCTCGAAACCACGGACCTGACGCGGCAGTTCGGGAACTTGGTCGCCACCGACGACGTGAATCTCGCCGTCGAAGCGGGCGAGTTTCGGAGCGTCATCGGCCCGAACGGGGCGGGAAAGACGACGCTGTTCAACCTGATTTCCGGCGCACTCTTTCCCACCTCGGGGACCATCACGTTCGCGGGCGAGGACGTCTCTCGACTCCCGCCGCACGAACGGGTTCGTCAGGGTATCGGGCGGTCGTTCCAGATAACGACGGTTTTCAGCGGTCTCAGCGTTCGTGAGAACGTCCGACTGGCCGCACAGTCCGGCCAGCGGTTCTCCCCGCGACAACGACTGTTCCACCCGACGGACGACTTTCCCGCTGTCGAAAAGCGCGTCGAGGAGGTCCTCTCGCAAATCGGCCTGACGGAACGGGCGGACGAACGCGCCTCCGCGCTGGCCTACGGCGACCGACGGCGACTGGAAATCGGCCTGGTGCTCGCCACGGACCCGCGGGTCGTCCTGCTGGACGAACCGACCGCCGGGATGAGCGTGGAGGAGACGCTGGCGACGATGGAACTCATCGACGACGTACTCGCCGACCGGACGGTGTTGCTCATCGAACACGACATCGACCTCGTGATGAACGTCTCCGACCGAATCACGGTGCTCAACCGCGGCCGCGAACTCGCGACCGGAACGCCGGCGCAGGTGGCGGCGAACGACGAGGTGCAGGCCGCGTACCTCGGAGGTGTTCGGACCTGA
- a CDS encoding M24 family metallopeptidase codes for MGFYQRDFMEGTRGTMSVDWEERIDMQRMREERKERALTRMREAGLGSMLLINDPNVRYVTGLAMTGGSGADHYTLLTEDGDIVHWDTADHASNQQFNCPWISDIRYACPGLGNVPRASGRDSARDWLKDKMAGLVYEAMEEYGVAKEPMGIDIGNAPLISKFEDRGVDVRTDECAKVMEDARKVKTRDEIECLRMVAALCEAGFQRITETAKPGVRESEVWGEATRELWGLGAMVQGGYVTSGPNTWPKHQANTTDRIIRPGDIVYADFYNIGFMGYRSCYYRTFSMGEPTQAQQDAYETARDNLYDVLERIKPGATTDEICKGFPDMEGEHADWYDATDHWQMTTNHWAHGLGLQLYEVPLIWRGISPDHPIEIEEGMTMAVETMEPADRQGVRVEEMVVVRENGVEILSQWPVEEITQIEY; via the coding sequence ATGGGGTTCTATCAACGCGATTTCATGGAAGGGACGCGCGGAACGATGAGCGTCGATTGGGAGGAACGAATCGACATGCAGCGGATGCGCGAGGAGCGCAAGGAGCGCGCTCTCACTCGGATGCGCGAAGCGGGACTGGGGAGCATGCTCCTCATCAACGACCCGAACGTCCGCTACGTGACGGGGCTCGCCATGACGGGCGGGTCCGGGGCCGACCACTACACCCTGCTCACCGAGGACGGCGATATCGTCCACTGGGACACGGCGGACCACGCGAGCAACCAACAGTTCAACTGCCCGTGGATTTCCGACATCCGCTACGCCTGCCCCGGCCTCGGGAACGTCCCGCGAGCGTCCGGGCGCGACTCCGCCCGCGACTGGTTGAAGGACAAGATGGCCGGACTCGTCTACGAGGCGATGGAGGAGTACGGCGTGGCGAAGGAACCGATGGGAATCGACATCGGCAACGCTCCCCTCATCTCGAAGTTCGAGGACCGCGGCGTGGACGTCCGCACCGACGAGTGCGCGAAGGTAATGGAGGACGCCCGCAAGGTGAAGACGCGCGACGAAATCGAGTGTCTGCGGATGGTCGCCGCGCTCTGTGAAGCGGGCTTCCAGCGCATCACGGAGACCGCAAAGCCGGGCGTCCGCGAGTCGGAAGTGTGGGGCGAAGCCACCCGCGAACTGTGGGGGCTCGGCGCGATGGTCCAAGGCGGCTACGTCACCTCCGGCCCGAACACGTGGCCGAAACACCAGGCGAACACCACGGACCGCATCATCCGTCCCGGCGACATCGTGTACGCCGACTTCTACAACATCGGCTTCATGGGCTATCGGTCCTGTTACTACCGAACCTTCAGCATGGGCGAGCCGACGCAAGCCCAGCAGGACGCCTACGAAACCGCCCGCGACAACCTCTACGACGTGCTGGAACGCATCAAACCCGGCGCGACCACGGACGAGATTTGCAAGGGCTTCCCGGACATGGAGGGCGAACACGCCGACTGGTACGACGCCACCGACCACTGGCAGATGACGACCAACCACTGGGCGCACGGCCTCGGTCTCCAACTGTACGAAGTGCCGCTCATCTGGCGCGGCATTTCGCCCGACCACCCCATCGAAATCGAGGAGGGCATGACGATGGCCGTCGAGACGATGGAACCCGCCGACAGACAGGGTGTCCGCGTCGAGGAGATGGTCGTCGTCCGCGAGAACGGCGTCGAGATTCTCAGCCAGTGGCCCGTCGAGGAAATCACGCAGATAGAGTATTGA
- a CDS encoding GNAT family N-acetyltransferase, with protein sequence MEIRPANGEDFESVRNVARRAWKEAYENFVDDESIDGTVSSWYSDESLAAAVEKPGTVFLVATGADGLLGFCHAVCYEDEGDLLRLYVDPDHWGDGIGTALYERLRGDFRDINMKRIRAMVLSQNDMGIEFYQRLGFEKTDEATVEIGPGEYDESVYTVAL encoded by the coding sequence ATGGAGATACGACCAGCGAACGGGGAGGATTTCGAATCGGTCCGGAACGTCGCACGGCGTGCGTGGAAGGAAGCATACGAGAATTTCGTCGATGACGAGTCCATCGACGGGACGGTATCGTCCTGGTACTCGGACGAGTCGCTCGCGGCGGCCGTCGAGAAACCCGGAACCGTGTTTCTCGTGGCAACGGGAGCGGACGGACTTCTCGGGTTCTGTCATGCGGTCTGTTACGAGGACGAAGGTGACTTGCTCCGACTGTACGTCGATCCGGACCATTGGGGGGATGGCATCGGAACCGCACTCTACGAGCGATTACGAGGCGATTTCCGGGACATCAACATGAAGCGAATCCGGGCGATGGTGCTCTCTCAAAACGATATGGGAATCGAGTTTTACCAGCGACTCGGATTCGAGAAAACGGACGAAGCGACCGTCGAAATCGGTCCCGGAGAGTACGACGAATCGGTGTACACGGTTGCGCTCTAA
- a CDS encoding ABC transporter permease has protein sequence MAGVFFEQLLNGLTIGAVYVLLAAGLSIIFGVMDVINFAHGEFFALGAYLAVAIVAVGTGGGMFWLALLVAPLVVALIAAVIERGTIRPLYGRNPLYHILLTFGLVLIFEDVISFVWGDNAKQFAQPPLLRGPVDLLGFSYSKYNFFVIAIGVVMAVGTWLLLNRTRFGLVVRAGAQDREMVRHLGIDIDRYYTLVFAFGAFLAALAGIVLGAKQSVNPGMGNSVIIPAFVIVVLGGLGSFRGAVVGGFGVGLIETFLRSPPFGLDAFLPNLEGLVIFLLMIGVLLVRPQGLFGNPEWESSDGGGELLTGGGGGVLDGQTRFRLGALVVALLALAPLGIGVLYTSYEVNSLLLTTLVWALFALSLDFVMGYAGLVSLGHVLFFGLGAYSTVLTVEHGMPSVFVALGVGMVVAALVAWAVGHLSIRVSGVYFSMITLGFAELFFQLVQKVGFTGGSEGLFGFDPVYGLTSGPEVGDVSLLGDIELYYYFVLAAVVGSYLLARRMMNAPFGSVLQGIRESEERASFIGYDVTAYKRRAFVVSGGLAGLAGGLSAIHTGGVSPSVFAWINSGEVIVMTILGGMGTLYGPMIGAGVFFGLQELLQSFTEQWQGILGVVFVLFVIYVPEGLVSVPAMLSRHTNDETGGGPEPVAEPDSEVSN, from the coding sequence ATGGCGGGGGTATTCTTCGAACAACTCCTGAATGGGTTAACCATCGGCGCGGTGTACGTCCTGTTAGCGGCCGGTCTCTCCATCATCTTCGGCGTGATGGACGTCATCAACTTCGCCCACGGGGAGTTCTTCGCGCTCGGCGCGTACCTCGCCGTCGCCATCGTCGCCGTCGGCACCGGCGGCGGCATGTTCTGGCTCGCGTTGCTCGTCGCGCCGCTCGTCGTCGCCCTCATCGCGGCGGTCATCGAGCGCGGCACCATCCGCCCGCTCTACGGGCGAAACCCACTGTATCACATCCTCCTCACGTTCGGGTTGGTCCTCATCTTCGAGGACGTCATCTCGTTCGTCTGGGGGGACAACGCCAAGCAGTTCGCCCAGCCACCGCTCCTCCGCGGTCCCGTCGATTTGCTCGGGTTCAGCTACTCGAAGTACAACTTCTTCGTCATCGCCATCGGCGTCGTGATGGCCGTCGGAACGTGGCTCCTGTTGAATCGCACGCGGTTCGGCCTCGTCGTTCGCGCTGGTGCACAGGACCGCGAGATGGTTCGTCACCTCGGCATCGACATCGACCGCTACTACACGTTGGTCTTCGCTTTCGGGGCGTTCCTCGCCGCGCTCGCCGGAATCGTCCTCGGCGCGAAACAGAGCGTCAACCCGGGGATGGGAAACTCGGTCATCATCCCTGCCTTCGTCATCGTCGTTCTCGGCGGATTGGGAAGTTTCCGCGGTGCGGTGGTCGGCGGGTTCGGCGTCGGTCTCATCGAGACGTTCCTCCGGAGTCCGCCGTTCGGCTTGGACGCGTTTCTGCCGAACCTCGAAGGGTTGGTTATCTTCCTGCTGATGATCGGAGTCTTACTCGTTCGCCCGCAAGGGTTGTTCGGCAACCCCGAGTGGGAGTCCTCGGACGGCGGCGGCGAACTGCTGACCGGCGGCGGTGGCGGCGTGTTGGACGGCCAAACGCGCTTCCGTCTCGGCGCGCTCGTCGTCGCCCTCCTCGCGCTCGCACCGCTCGGAATCGGCGTCCTCTACACCTCCTACGAGGTGAACTCGCTGCTCCTGACCACGCTGGTCTGGGCGCTGTTCGCGTTGAGCCTCGACTTCGTGATGGGCTACGCCGGACTCGTCTCGCTGGGCCACGTCCTCTTCTTCGGATTGGGCGCGTACAGCACCGTCCTTACGGTCGAACACGGGATGCCGTCCGTCTTCGTCGCCTTGGGCGTCGGGATGGTCGTCGCGGCCCTCGTCGCGTGGGCCGTCGGCCACCTCTCGATTCGCGTCTCCGGCGTGTACTTCTCGATGATCACTCTCGGCTTCGCGGAACTGTTCTTCCAACTCGTCCAGAAGGTCGGCTTCACGGGCGGCAGCGAAGGGCTGTTCGGATTCGACCCGGTGTACGGACTCACGAGCGGGCCGGAGGTCGGTGACGTGTCCCTCCTCGGCGACATCGAACTGTACTACTACTTCGTCCTCGCCGCGGTCGTCGGGTCGTACCTCCTCGCCAGACGGATGATGAACGCGCCGTTCGGGAGCGTGCTCCAGGGCATCCGCGAGAGCGAGGAGCGCGCCTCGTTCATCGGCTACGACGTGACCGCCTACAAGCGTCGCGCGTTCGTCGTCAGCGGCGGGTTGGCGGGGCTTGCAGGCGGTCTGTCGGCGATTCACACCGGCGGCGTCTCGCCGTCAGTCTTCGCGTGGATAAACTCCGGCGAGGTCATCGTGATGACCATCCTCGGCGGGATGGGTACCCTATACGGGCCGATGATAGGTGCGGGCGTATTCTTCGGCCTGCAGGAACTCCTGCAGTCGTTCACCGAACAGTGGCAGGGAATTCTCGGCGTCGTGTTCGTCCTCTTCGTCATTTACGTCCCGGAGGGGCTTGTCTCGGTACCGGCGATGCTTTCCCGGCACACCAACGACGAGACCGGCGGCGGTCCCGAACCGGTCGCGGAACCCGACTCGGAGGTGAGCAACTGA
- a CDS encoding VOC family protein, whose protein sequence is MNTHDTPIRVDHVGIAVESIEDAEPILLALGCERLSVETVEERFRWAYYRLGDASRLELIEPIADDTFLTDFLDRHGPGLHHVTLEVADIAAVVESLREHGIRVIDRAEFDTWTEAFVSPRNPSGALFQLMEYHDDYHENRRPPRELFVNGSRVGEGGRE, encoded by the coding sequence ATGAACACACACGACACGCCGATTCGAGTGGACCACGTCGGCATCGCCGTCGAATCCATCGAGGACGCCGAACCGATTTTGCTCGCCCTCGGCTGCGAGCGACTTTCGGTCGAAACGGTCGAGGAGCGGTTTCGGTGGGCGTACTATCGGTTGGGCGACGCCTCCCGACTCGAACTCATCGAACCGATAGCCGACGACACCTTCCTCACGGACTTTCTCGACCGACACGGACCGGGGCTGCACCACGTCACGCTCGAAGTCGCCGACATCGCCGCCGTCGTCGAATCGCTCCGCGAACACGGGATTCGCGTCATCGACCGAGCCGAATTCGATACGTGGACGGAGGCGTTCGTCTCGCCGCGAAACCCGAGCGGCGCGCTCTTCCAGTTGATGGAGTACCACGACGATTACCACGAAAACCGGCGTCCGCCGCGGGAGTTGTTCGTCAACGGGAGTCGAGTCGGGGAAGGAGGTCGGGAATAG